A region from the Nonlabens sp. YIK11 genome encodes:
- a CDS encoding mechanosensitive ion channel family protein, whose product MRNRLALFLGVFFLVVGTLWRPILSWMNSLTELDFVRFANQSRNFIILGLAFLFVFVLRKIKSKFLKRFDIQEENNLRARKIHTQVGILEKILIFITFLIATGLILLSFENIKEIGIGLFASAGVAGIIIGLSAQKMVGALLAGIQIAITQPFRLGDAVVVEGEWGWIEEINLTYVVVRIWDKRRLVLPSSYFLEKPFQNWTKNSADIIGTVFLYTDYSVPFAELRAELTRVLQSTDLWDGEVNVLQVTDSKEFSIESRILVSAKNSPTAWDLRVFVREKMIEFIQKNYPESFPRTRVELKDKKADIQTS is encoded by the coding sequence ATGAGAAATAGGTTGGCTTTATTCTTAGGTGTATTCTTTTTGGTAGTAGGTACATTATGGCGACCTATCCTATCATGGATGAATTCCTTGACGGAATTGGACTTCGTGAGATTTGCCAATCAAAGCCGAAACTTTATCATTCTCGGCTTAGCATTCCTATTTGTATTCGTCCTGCGCAAGATCAAAAGCAAATTCCTCAAAAGATTTGATATTCAAGAGGAAAACAACCTTAGAGCCAGAAAGATTCACACCCAAGTTGGTATCCTTGAAAAGATCCTCATTTTCATAACCTTTCTCATAGCGACTGGTCTCATATTACTTTCTTTTGAAAATATAAAGGAAATAGGAATAGGCCTTTTTGCATCTGCTGGTGTGGCTGGGATCATCATAGGTCTATCTGCCCAGAAAATGGTAGGAGCCTTGCTCGCAGGCATACAGATTGCCATCACCCAACCGTTTAGACTAGGTGATGCTGTCGTGGTAGAAGGTGAATGGGGTTGGATTGAAGAGATCAACCTTACCTATGTTGTCGTTAGAATATGGGATAAGAGAAGGCTGGTGTTGCCATCTAGCTACTTTTTGGAAAAGCCATTCCAGAACTGGACTAAAAATAGCGCAGACATCATAGGCACGGTTTTTTTATACACAGACTATAGCGTTCCTTTTGCAGAGCTGCGTGCAGAGCTCACCAGAGTATTGCAGTCAACCGACTTATGGGACGGCGAGGTGAATGTATTACAGGTGACAGACTCCAAAGAATTTTCTATTGAATCCAGAATTCTTGTAAGCGCTAAAAACTCTCCTACAGCCTGGGATTTACGGGTATTTGTGCGTGAAAAGATGATTGAGTTCATTCAAAAGAACTATCCAGAGAGTTTCCCCAGAACGCGAGTGGAACTGAAGGATAAGAAGGCAGATATTCAGACCAGTTGA
- a CDS encoding carboxymuconolactone decarboxylase family protein: MPLVTPLPPDHDPETKELAAFFNETLGFCPNSVLTMQRRPAISKAFINLNKAVMANEGRVSSALKRMIAWVSSNATGCRYCQAHAIRAAERYGAEQEQLDNIWEYRTHPAFSAAERAALDFSLAASQIPNAVDANIKKNLHEYWDDGEIVEMLGVISLFGYLNRWNDSMATTLEGDAIDSGKQFLGKHGFEVGKHQ, translated from the coding sequence ATGCCATTAGTAACTCCATTACCACCAGATCACGATCCAGAAACTAAAGAACTTGCTGCGTTTTTTAATGAGACTTTGGGCTTTTGCCCTAACTCAGTATTGACCATGCAACGTAGACCAGCGATCTCAAAAGCATTCATAAACCTCAACAAGGCCGTTATGGCAAATGAAGGTCGCGTTAGCAGCGCCTTGAAGCGAATGATCGCTTGGGTTTCCAGTAATGCTACAGGTTGCCGCTATTGTCAGGCACACGCCATTCGAGCAGCAGAACGTTACGGCGCAGAGCAGGAACAGCTTGATAATATCTGGGAATATAGAACACATCCCGCATTTTCTGCGGCGGAAAGAGCAGCACTAGATTTTTCTCTTGCAGCGAGTCAAATTCCCAATGCCGTTGATGCTAATATAAAGAAGAACTTGCATGAATATTGGGACGATGGCGAGATCGTAGAAATGTTGGGCGTCATCTCACTCTTTGGTTACCTCAACCGGTGGAACGATAGCATGGCGACCACGCTAGAAGGTGATGCCATTGATAGTGGCAAGCAATTTTTAGGAAAACACGGGTTTGAGGTAGGAAAGCATCAGTGA
- the recQ gene encoding DNA helicase RecQ → MTKLELLKKHFGYDSFRPLQEKIIDNVLDGNDLMVVMPTGGGKSMCFQLPSLILPGITLVISPLIALMKDQVDALNANGIAAGFFNSSQETADQDEVIKKLQSNQLQLLYVAPESISLLQNHLNEVKVSLIAVDEAHCISTWGHDFRPAYTQLSYLKKSFPEASLIALTATADRATRADIKRQLAIDNAREFVASFDRPNIMLEVRPGNNRMTQIFRFLNHHKENSGIIYCLSRKSCENIAAKLKGQGFSAAAYHAGLENRFRESVQEQFIKDEIKIVVATIAFGMGIDKSNVRFVIHYNMPKNVEGYYQEIGRAGRDGLDSQALLFHSYADVIQLRKFAEGSGNSEVQIAKLERMKQFAEALTCRRRMLLSYFNEFLEQDCGNCDVCLNKPDFMDGTRQAQMALSAVYRMDQRATLNLLVDVLRGANNAGVMESGFDKIKTYGAGKETSWNDWQQYIIQLINQGLLEIAFHENNHLKLTPESEKVLFEDKPVRLAVIPKPEQRAAAAQLQELPEEVHKELFKELKELRLSLAKEENLAPYMVFSDATLKDMAARLPLDDNEFADITGVGVHKHDKYGQQFLKVVEQHKESRPSSFIYRAATKKKKKKRSNISGLSDTVMESVEAFWAGKSIEEIAEERSLKADTILSHLGKRYASHRDVEVDPLLDGVDLEKLENMLPNFKKDRSMKPVFDYFDGKIGYGKLHLGMAVVETRTMEPQR, encoded by the coding sequence ATGACAAAATTAGAATTACTCAAAAAACACTTTGGGTACGACAGCTTTAGACCTCTTCAAGAAAAGATCATCGACAACGTTCTTGACGGCAATGACCTGATGGTGGTCATGCCTACGGGTGGCGGTAAGTCCATGTGTTTCCAGCTGCCTTCACTCATTCTACCCGGTATTACGCTGGTGATTTCACCACTTATTGCATTAATGAAGGATCAGGTAGATGCGCTTAATGCAAATGGCATTGCGGCTGGATTTTTCAATAGTTCACAGGAGACAGCAGACCAAGATGAGGTCATTAAAAAACTGCAAAGCAATCAGCTACAACTGCTATACGTGGCTCCAGAAAGTATCTCGCTGTTGCAAAATCATTTAAACGAAGTCAAAGTCTCACTTATCGCTGTGGATGAGGCACACTGTATCTCGACATGGGGACATGATTTTAGGCCTGCCTATACGCAACTTTCCTACCTTAAGAAATCCTTTCCAGAAGCCAGTCTCATTGCACTCACCGCAACCGCTGACCGTGCCACTCGAGCCGATATAAAAAGGCAACTGGCTATCGATAACGCAAGAGAGTTTGTCGCCTCGTTTGACAGGCCCAATATCATGCTGGAAGTGCGTCCCGGCAACAACCGCATGACGCAAATCTTTAGGTTTTTGAACCATCATAAGGAAAACTCTGGGATCATTTATTGTTTGAGCCGCAAGAGCTGCGAGAATATTGCAGCAAAGTTGAAGGGACAAGGATTCTCTGCCGCTGCCTACCATGCTGGATTGGAAAACCGCTTTCGCGAAAGCGTACAAGAACAATTCATAAAGGACGAGATCAAGATTGTGGTAGCGACGATCGCCTTTGGGATGGGAATCGATAAGTCCAATGTACGTTTTGTCATCCATTACAACATGCCTAAAAACGTCGAAGGCTACTATCAAGAAATAGGACGCGCTGGTCGTGACGGTCTTGACTCGCAAGCTTTGCTGTTTCACAGCTATGCAGACGTGATCCAGCTGCGCAAGTTTGCAGAAGGTAGCGGGAATAGCGAGGTGCAGATCGCAAAACTGGAACGAATGAAACAATTTGCCGAGGCGCTCACCTGCCGCAGGCGCATGTTGTTGTCCTATTTCAATGAGTTTCTGGAACAAGATTGTGGCAACTGTGATGTGTGCCTCAACAAGCCAGACTTTATGGATGGTACACGACAGGCACAAATGGCTTTGAGTGCCGTGTATCGCATGGATCAAAGAGCTACTCTTAATTTGCTGGTAGATGTATTGCGAGGTGCCAATAATGCTGGAGTCATGGAAAGTGGCTTTGATAAAATCAAGACCTATGGTGCAGGAAAAGAAACCTCATGGAACGACTGGCAACAGTACATCATTCAATTGATCAATCAGGGATTACTGGAGATTGCGTTTCATGAAAACAACCATTTAAAACTTACTCCTGAATCTGAAAAGGTTTTGTTTGAGGACAAGCCCGTTAGACTAGCCGTAATCCCTAAACCAGAGCAGCGTGCTGCCGCAGCGCAATTGCAAGAATTACCCGAAGAGGTTCACAAGGAGTTGTTCAAAGAATTAAAAGAATTGCGTTTAAGCCTTGCGAAGGAAGAAAATCTGGCGCCATACATGGTTTTTAGTGACGCAACCCTTAAGGATATGGCAGCCCGATTACCACTAGATGATAACGAGTTTGCAGATATTACTGGAGTTGGTGTCCATAAACATGATAAATACGGTCAACAATTTTTAAAAGTGGTAGAACAACACAAAGAATCTAGACCATCCAGCTTTATCTATCGTGCGGCAACTAAAAAGAAAAAGAAGAAACGCTCTAATATCAGCGGATTATCTGATACAGTGATGGAGAGCGTAGAAGCTTTCTGGGCTGGAAAATCCATTGAAGAAATTGCAGAGGAACGTTCCCTAAAAGCAGATACCATTCTATCACATCTAGGTAAACGTTATGCTTCGCACCGTGATGTGGAAGTGGACCCATTACTGGATGGTGTTGACCTAGAAAAGCTGGAAAACATGCTGCCCAACTTCAAAAAGGACCGTTCCATGAAACCGGTGTTTGACTATTTTGATGGTAAAATAGGTTATGGAAAACTGCACCTGGGAATGGCCGTTGTTGAAACTAGAACCATGGAACCACAACGATGA
- a CDS encoding RNA methyltransferase → MIDPLENSFFGIGIENGKTPENLGVLWRSAQNFGASFIFTIGNRYAKQASDTHNAVNAIPYFHYKTFDEFYKHLPKGAMLIGVELAEQATRLEEFHHPRNAVYLLGAEDHGLSKKAVEKSHHLIKFETPKSLNVSVAGSIVMYDRSVKGTTIYIDGTPKLPS, encoded by the coding sequence ATGATAGATCCATTAGAGAATAGCTTTTTTGGTATTGGGATAGAAAATGGAAAGACGCCAGAAAATCTAGGTGTACTGTGGCGCAGTGCTCAGAATTTTGGAGCGAGTTTTATTTTCACGATTGGGAATCGTTATGCAAAACAAGCCAGCGACACTCATAATGCGGTCAATGCCATTCCCTATTTTCACTACAAAACATTTGACGAGTTTTATAAGCACCTTCCTAAAGGTGCCATGCTCATAGGTGTTGAGCTGGCAGAACAAGCAACCCGATTGGAAGAATTTCACCATCCACGTAATGCGGTGTATTTGCTAGGTGCAGAAGATCACGGATTGAGCAAAAAAGCGGTTGAAAAGTCACACCATCTCATCAAGTTTGAGACGCCTAAAAGTCTCAATGTTTCTGTGGCTGGCAGCATCGTGATGTATGACCGAAGTGTCAAAGGAACAACCATTTACATCGATGGCACACCTAAATTACCATCATAA
- a CDS encoding cold-shock protein: MKQGTVKFFNESKGFGFIVEDGTNQDCFVHVTGLIDEVREGDKVEYEEKEGKKGMNAVNVRVIQ; this comes from the coding sequence ATGAAACAAGGTACCGTAAAATTTTTCAATGAGTCAAAAGGCTTCGGCTTTATCGTTGAAGATGGAACAAATCAAGACTGCTTCGTGCACGTAACTGGACTAATCGATGAGGTTAGAGAAGGTGACAAAGTGGAATACGAAGAAAAAGAAGGAAAAAAAGGGATGAATGCTGTTAACGTTAGAGTTATCCAGTAA
- the feoB gene encoding ferrous iron transport protein B — translation MSRSINVALIGNPNTGKTSLFNRLTGLNQKVGNYPGITVEKKEGICKLDRGLKAHILDLPGTYSLNTSSLDESVVVETLLNRNSRDFPDVAVVVSDIENIKRNLLLFTQIKDLEIPTILVINMADRMERKAITLDIEQMEIELNTKVVLISARKNRGIDDLKDAITQYKTLKTDPCVNASVIDPEYFERLRKAYPQQLVYKLWLVITQDVNFGKVDRNRDFDQLKSGSFNIKSEEDLKRLQHKETVVRYQFINGLLKKVLTVDQMHAKDLRSKLDRVLLHKVWGYLIFFLILLVIFQAIYDWSSYPMDWIDQLFASFSAITASSLPAGPLTSLIAEGIIPGLGGIVIFIPQIAFLFFFISLLEESGYMSRVVFLMDHIMKKFGLSGKSVVPLVSGTACAIPAVMATRNIEDWKERLITILVVPFTTCSARLPVYLIIIALVIPDQDLWWIFNLQGLTLMLLYLLGFGAAIFSAWVLNKVLPIKRKTFFVMEMPAYKLPMGKNVLITVIEKTKSFVLGAGKIIMAISIVLWVLASYGFGEQFTNAEEIVTQQYASQNLSQTELDQKIASHELEHSFIGYIGKAIEPAVRPLGYDWKIGIAIVSSFAAREVFVGTLATIYSVESSEEETIKNRMQAETNPILGGPLFTFASGISLLLFYAFAMQCMSTLAIVKRETNGWKWPAVQFTAMTLIAYFAALGAFQILQ, via the coding sequence ATGTCTAGATCTATAAACGTTGCACTTATAGGTAACCCAAATACGGGTAAAACTTCCTTATTTAATAGGTTAACAGGACTTAATCAGAAAGTAGGAAACTATCCTGGAATCACGGTTGAGAAAAAAGAAGGTATCTGTAAACTGGATCGCGGACTTAAAGCGCATATCCTTGACCTTCCAGGAACTTATAGTTTGAACACATCATCACTGGATGAAAGTGTGGTTGTGGAAACATTACTCAATAGGAACTCGCGAGACTTCCCTGATGTTGCAGTAGTGGTGAGTGACATTGAAAACATTAAGCGCAACCTTCTTCTCTTTACCCAAATTAAGGATCTTGAGATTCCTACCATTCTTGTGATCAATATGGCAGACCGCATGGAGCGCAAAGCCATTACCTTGGACATAGAACAGATGGAAATTGAGCTCAATACAAAAGTGGTATTGATAAGTGCTCGTAAGAACCGAGGTATCGACGACCTAAAAGATGCCATCACACAATATAAAACGCTCAAAACAGATCCTTGTGTCAATGCAAGCGTTATAGATCCTGAATATTTTGAGCGTCTAAGAAAAGCTTATCCGCAACAGCTAGTTTACAAATTGTGGCTGGTGATTACACAAGATGTGAATTTTGGAAAAGTAGATCGTAATCGTGACTTTGATCAACTCAAATCAGGTTCATTCAATATAAAATCAGAAGAAGATTTAAAACGGTTACAGCACAAAGAAACCGTAGTACGTTATCAGTTTATCAATGGGTTGCTCAAAAAAGTGCTTACTGTAGATCAAATGCATGCTAAGGATTTACGCAGTAAGTTGGATCGTGTGCTATTGCACAAGGTTTGGGGTTACCTCATTTTCTTCTTGATCTTGCTGGTTATTTTTCAAGCGATTTATGATTGGTCTTCCTACCCAATGGATTGGATCGATCAATTATTTGCATCCTTCAGTGCCATTACAGCATCAAGTTTGCCTGCAGGACCACTAACCAGCCTCATTGCCGAAGGTATCATTCCAGGATTGGGTGGTATCGTGATTTTTATTCCACAAATTGCTTTTCTATTCTTCTTTATTTCGCTGTTGGAAGAAAGCGGTTATATGAGTCGTGTGGTGTTCCTGATGGACCACATCATGAAAAAATTTGGATTGAGTGGTAAGAGCGTTGTACCGTTGGTTTCAGGAACTGCTTGTGCCATACCAGCCGTTATGGCCACCCGTAATATCGAGGACTGGAAAGAACGATTGATCACCATTCTGGTGGTGCCATTTACAACCTGTAGCGCAAGATTACCGGTATATTTAATCATCATCGCGCTCGTGATTCCAGATCAGGATTTGTGGTGGATTTTCAATCTACAAGGTTTGACGTTGATGCTTTTGTATTTATTGGGATTTGGTGCGGCTATTTTTTCAGCTTGGGTATTGAATAAAGTACTTCCCATTAAGAGAAAGACCTTCTTTGTTATGGAAATGCCGGCCTACAAATTACCTATGGGCAAAAATGTATTGATCACTGTTATCGAGAAAACGAAAAGTTTTGTTTTAGGTGCTGGTAAGATCATCATGGCCATCAGCATTGTTTTGTGGGTACTTGCCAGTTATGGTTTTGGAGAGCAATTCACAAATGCCGAAGAAATCGTCACCCAGCAATATGCAAGTCAGAATTTATCTCAAACTGAACTGGATCAAAAAATTGCATCTCACGAACTGGAACACAGTTTTATAGGTTATATAGGTAAAGCGATCGAGCCAGCCGTAAGACCGCTAGGTTATGACTGGAAAATTGGCATTGCGATAGTGAGTTCCTTTGCCGCGCGTGAAGTCTTTGTGGGAACACTGGCGACTATTTACAGTGTGGAAAGTAGCGAAGAAGAAACCATTAAAAACCGAATGCAGGCAGAGACCAACCCCATTCTAGGTGGTCCATTGTTCACTTTTGCCAGCGGTATTTCCCTGCTGTTATTCTATGCCTTTGCCATGCAGTGCATGAGTACGCTGGCGATTGTTAAACGGGAAACTAATGGCTGGAAATGGCCTGCTGTTCAATTCACGGCAATGACCTTGATCGCCTATTTTGCGGCGTTGGGTGCCTTTCAAATCCTGCAGTAA
- a CDS encoding ferrous iron transport protein A: MEKTIAHLKRGEIAVIKNFKETDVPLKLLEMGCLPGNLVTMMQSAPFQDPIYLNINGTHLAIRRETAAKINVDPYV, encoded by the coding sequence TTGGAAAAGACCATTGCACATCTAAAGCGCGGCGAGATCGCGGTCATTAAAAATTTTAAGGAGACCGACGTTCCCTTAAAATTACTGGAAATGGGTTGTCTGCCTGGCAATCTAGTGACGATGATGCAAAGTGCACCTTTTCAGGATCCGATTTATTTGAATATCAACGGTACGCATCTAGCCATTCGACGGGAAACTGCGGCAAAGATAAATGTTGATCCCTATGTCTAG
- a CDS encoding GH3 auxin-responsive promoter family protein translates to MAIPLVNSVVSWFLKKRIHDMELFMKHPQELQNNLLLELVQQAKNTEVGKKYGFQSITSYERFRDQVPISNYSDVQEDLERTRRGVNNIFWPEEIKFFAMSSGTTSSRSKFIPVSQQSLQDCHYAAAKDLLCMYLNNNPESRLFTGRGLRLGGSKTLDKSSGTSAGDLSSILIDNMPFWADYSSTPTNEVALMADWETKMPAIVAETIKEDVTSLAGVPSWMMVLLNKVLETTGKDHILQVWPHMEVFFHGGVSFEPYQEPFKKLLPSSDIKYYETYNASEGFFAIQDQNDSKELLLMLDYGIFYEFIPMKTYGTPDEVAIPLEQVEIGENYAIIITTNAGLWRHKIGDTVRFTSTSPYRIKVTGRTKHHINVFGEELIIENAEQALKKTLQKIPCVIKDYTVAPIFMKDKEKGAHEWLIEFDQLPENKEAFKELLDQHLQEVNSDYAAKRYLNTTLREPTIHFAQPDLFYNWLKSKNKLGGQHKIPRLSNTRVYLDELLEMQAHV, encoded by the coding sequence GTGGCCATACCTTTAGTCAATTCTGTAGTTTCCTGGTTCTTGAAAAAGAGAATTCACGACATGGAGTTGTTTATGAAACACCCACAAGAACTGCAAAACAACTTATTGCTGGAGCTGGTGCAGCAGGCTAAGAATACCGAGGTTGGGAAAAAATACGGCTTTCAATCCATTACCAGCTATGAACGATTTAGGGATCAAGTGCCTATTTCAAATTATAGCGATGTACAAGAAGATCTGGAACGTACCCGTCGTGGCGTCAACAATATATTCTGGCCAGAAGAGATTAAATTTTTTGCGATGTCCAGCGGTACAACCAGCTCTCGCAGCAAATTCATACCGGTAAGCCAGCAGTCATTACAGGACTGCCATTATGCAGCAGCTAAGGACCTGTTGTGCATGTACCTTAACAACAATCCAGAATCCAGATTGTTTACGGGTCGTGGTTTACGATTAGGCGGCAGCAAGACCTTGGATAAAAGCTCTGGTACATCAGCTGGAGATTTGAGTTCCATTTTGATAGACAACATGCCGTTTTGGGCAGACTATAGTTCTACGCCTACTAATGAGGTCGCCTTAATGGCCGATTGGGAAACCAAAATGCCAGCCATCGTTGCAGAAACGATTAAGGAAGATGTCACGAGTCTTGCCGGTGTACCTTCATGGATGATGGTGCTGCTCAATAAAGTATTGGAGACCACAGGAAAAGATCATATCCTACAAGTATGGCCGCATATGGAAGTGTTCTTTCATGGTGGCGTAAGCTTTGAGCCTTATCAGGAACCTTTTAAGAAATTACTACCCAGTAGTGATATCAAGTACTATGAGACTTATAACGCTAGCGAAGGGTTTTTTGCCATACAGGATCAAAACGATAGTAAGGAATTACTGCTCATGCTGGATTACGGCATCTTCTATGAGTTCATTCCCATGAAAACCTATGGAACACCTGATGAGGTAGCCATTCCATTGGAGCAAGTCGAGATAGGTGAGAATTATGCCATCATCATAACCACTAACGCTGGGTTGTGGCGTCACAAAATAGGTGACACTGTGAGGTTTACCAGCACCTCGCCATACCGAATAAAAGTGACCGGTAGAACTAAGCATCACATCAATGTTTTTGGCGAAGAGTTGATCATTGAAAACGCAGAACAAGCACTCAAAAAAACCCTTCAAAAAATTCCTTGTGTCATAAAAGACTACACGGTAGCGCCGATCTTTATGAAAGACAAAGAGAAAGGTGCCCATGAATGGCTTATAGAATTTGACCAGCTTCCAGAAAATAAAGAGGCTTTTAAGGAGCTACTGGATCAACATTTGCAGGAGGTCAACAGCGACTATGCCGCAAAGCGCTACTTAAACACCACCTTGCGGGAACCTACCATCCATTTTGCACAACCAGACTTGTTTTATAATTGGCTCAAGTCCAAAAATAAATTAGGTGGGCAGCATAAAATTCCAAGACTTTCTAATACCAGAGTTTATCTAGACGAGTTGCTGGAAATGCAAGCCCACGTTTAA
- a CDS encoding DUF2797 domain-containing protein, with the protein MIVSGTIRKMQTELQETVQYYMVFRDEFVHANQLLDHHITIKHVANECLNCGLDKKIWRQGFCYDCFSSIPQAGDWIMKPELSRAHLDEEDRDLEYEKKVQLKPHIVYLANSSNIKVGVTRQTQIPTRWIDQGAHEAVAILEAPNRYLAGITEVALKEKVADKTNWRKMLTNDIEDVDLLRFRESVLDLIPEEAREFVLPVKEETHIHFPVLQYPKKVTSVNLSKTPEHSGKLIGIKGQYFIFENGKVMNIRSHEGFVVDLKVD; encoded by the coding sequence ATGATTGTAAGCGGCACCATTCGTAAAATGCAAACAGAACTTCAGGAAACCGTTCAATACTATATGGTTTTTAGAGATGAGTTTGTGCATGCCAACCAGTTACTCGACCATCATATCACGATCAAGCACGTGGCAAATGAGTGCCTCAATTGCGGGCTGGACAAGAAAATATGGCGTCAGGGATTTTGTTACGACTGTTTTTCCAGCATACCTCAAGCGGGTGATTGGATCATGAAACCAGAACTGAGCCGCGCCCATCTGGATGAGGAAGATCGCGATCTGGAATATGAAAAGAAAGTACAACTCAAGCCTCACATCGTTTATTTGGCAAACTCCAGCAACATCAAGGTAGGCGTCACTCGTCAGACCCAAATTCCTACTAGATGGATCGATCAAGGTGCCCACGAGGCCGTTGCGATTCTCGAGGCACCCAATCGTTACCTCGCCGGAATCACAGAGGTAGCTTTAAAAGAAAAAGTTGCCGACAAGACCAATTGGAGAAAAATGCTCACCAATGATATTGAAGATGTTGATTTGTTACGCTTTCGCGAAAGCGTGCTCGACCTCATCCCAGAAGAAGCCCGAGAGTTTGTTCTACCCGTAAAGGAAGAAACGCATATTCATTTTCCCGTGCTGCAATACCCCAAAAAAGTAACCAGCGTCAATCTTTCAAAAACACCTGAACATTCTGGAAAGTTGATAGGTATCAAAGGCCAATATTTCATTTTTGAAAATGGCAAAGTCATGAATATCCGCAGCCATGAAGGCTTTGTGGTGGATTTGAAGGTGGACTAA
- a CDS encoding outer membrane beta-barrel protein, which translates to MRPFTIAVFLALLPFLSFSQDKIGIFAGASAVSLSDGILETIGITTSDSFVFHAGVNYETVVTDKISFAPKLVYSQQGDREDDVRGIQYSTSYINAPLNFKFFNQPYILAGPQIGYLIDTDKRDRDYGDLKTVDYGLNLGVGFDIKDFFIELNLYQGFNELIDVQFEQRDPFRDVDLQATNTVIQLSLGYNFDL; encoded by the coding sequence ATGAGACCCTTCACAATAGCTGTATTCCTTGCCCTATTACCGTTTCTATCTTTTTCCCAAGATAAAATTGGAATATTTGCAGGTGCCAGTGCCGTATCATTATCAGATGGCATTTTAGAAACCATAGGTATAACCACTAGTGATTCTTTCGTTTTCCACGCTGGGGTGAATTATGAAACTGTTGTTACAGATAAAATATCATTCGCACCTAAATTGGTTTATTCTCAACAAGGTGATCGTGAAGACGACGTTAGAGGTATTCAATATTCTACCTCTTACATCAATGCCCCATTGAATTTTAAGTTCTTTAATCAGCCATATATTCTCGCTGGACCGCAAATAGGTTACTTGATAGACACAGATAAAAGAGACCGCGATTATGGAGATTTAAAGACTGTAGATTACGGTCTTAATTTAGGAGTTGGTTTCGACATTAAAGACTTTTTTATTGAGCTCAACCTATATCAAGGATTCAACGAGTTGATTGATGTCCAGTTCGAACAACGGGATCCATTTAGGGATGTTGATCTGCAAGCGACTAATACAGTTATCCAGTTAAGCCTTGGATATAATTTTGACTTATAA